The Eleginops maclovinus isolate JMC-PN-2008 ecotype Puerto Natales chromosome 3, JC_Emac_rtc_rv5, whole genome shotgun sequence genome includes a region encoding these proteins:
- the vars1 gene encoding valine--tRNA ligase isoform X1, producing the protein MATLYVSPHPDDFRSLLTLIAAEFSPSSRPRTLTEDPPASLNARSRPILVLGAGESNSILSGAPAVAWYLANQGKRAGVDTKQQSQVWQWLSFADNELTPVSCAVVFPLMGMSGVDKKLQQSSRAEMMRVLKVLDKALEPRTFLVGESITLADMAVATAVLLPFKYVLEPSDRKVLTNVTRWFTTCTNQPQFLKVLGTITLCEKMGPVTPKTIPPASPKAATASPAVESADAAANGPPKTEAQLKKDAKKREKLEKFQQKKDMEAKKKTQPQTEKKVKPEKKELGVIAYNVPTAPGEKKDVISPLPDSYSPQYVEAAWYPWWEKQGFFKPEYGRKSIGDANPRGVFMMCIPPPNVTGSLHLGHALTNAIQDSLTRWHRMRGETTLWNPGCDHAGIATQVVVEKKLMREKGMSRHDLGRENFIQEVWKWKNEKGDRIYHQLKKLGSSLDWDRACFTMDQKLSYAVQEAFIRMHDEGVIYRSKRLVNWSCTLNSAISDIEVDKKELTGRTLLPVPGYKEKVEFGVLVSFAYKVDGTDEEVIVATTRIETMLGDSGVSVHPADPRYQHLKGKMVLHPFCDRKMPIVFDDFVDMSFGTGAVKITPAHDHNDYEVGERHNLAFINILDENGLLINVPPPFLGMKRFEARKAVLQALKDRGHFREIKDNPMVVPVCSRSKDIVEPLLKPQWYVSCADMGKQAADAVREGRLKIIPDHHLKTWFNWLDNIRDWCISRQLWWGHRIPAYFITVNDPSVKPGEDMDGHYWISGKSEDEVREKAAKRFNVSADKISLRQDEDVLDTWFSSGIFPFSIFGWPNETQDLNVFYPGTLLETGHDILFFWVARMVMMGLKLTGKLPFKEVYLHAVVRDAHGRKMSKSLGNVIDPLDVITGISLEGLHALLTDSNLDPVEVEKAKQGQTSDYPNGIPECGTDALRFALCAYTSQGRDINLDVNRILGYRHFCNKLWNAVKFAMKTLGENFVPSEKAQLCGEESVSDRWILSRLSAAVALCDAGFKAYEFPTITTAIYNFWLYELCDVYLESVKPVFSKAEEDGSSQRQALVCRQTLYTCLDVGLRLLSPIMPFVSEELYQRLPRRRPQSDPPSISVTLYPDSEEFCWHSEEVDRDMEFVMTVIKTIRSLRADYNLTKTRADCYLQCTDSATASLLQRHSLQIQTLSYSQAVLPLTAEQPVPGGCAVAIASDRCTVNLMLKGIIDVEKEVAKLMTKKGDLEKAMEKLKEKMAKSDYKEKVPVKVQELDAEKLRQSQTELEKVKEAMENFRKMM; encoded by the exons ATGGCCACTCTCTATGTGTCCCCTCACCCTGATGACTTCAGGAGCCTCCTGACTCTCATCGCTGCAGAGTTTAGTCCGTCGTCCCGTCCCCGGACCCTCACAGAGGACCCTCCTGCTTCCCTGAATGCTCGCTCCAGACCCATCCTGGTGCTGGGCGCTGGGGAAAGCAACTCCATCCTGAGCGGGGCCCCTGCTGTGGCCTGGTACCTGGCGAATCAGGGGAAGAGAGCCGGTGTCGATACAAAGCAGCAGAGCCAGGTGTGGCAGTGGCTCAGCTTTGCAGACAATGAGCTCACCCCGGTGTCCTGTGCTGTGGTCTTCCCTCTGATGGGGATGTCGGGAGTGGATAAGAAG CTCCAGCAGAGTTCCCGTGCAGAGATGATGCGTGTACTAAAGGTTCTCGATAAGGCGCTGGAGCCGAGAACCTTCTTGGTGGGGGAGAGCATCACCCTGGCTGATATGGCTGTGGCTACAGCTGTTCTCCTGCCTTtcaaatat GTCCTGGAGCCATCAGACAGGAAAGTCTTGACCAATGTTACGAGGTGGTTCACAACCTGCACGAATCAGCCTCAGTTCCTGAAGGTGTTGGGGACGATCACTCTCTGTGAGAAGATGGGGCCAGTAACCCCCAAAACAATTCCCCCCGCCAGTCCTAAAGCTGCGACTGCCAGTCCTGCTGTTGAATCCGCTGACGCTGCAGCTAACG GCCCACCAAAGACAGAAGCCCAGCTGAAGAAGGATGCTAAGAAGAGAGAAAAGCTGGAGAAGTTCCAGCAGAAGAAAGACATGGAGGCAAAGAAAAAGACTCAGCCACAGACAGAG AAAAAGGTCAAACCAGAAAAGAAGGAGTTGGGAGTGATCGCATACAATGTCCCCACAGCCCCCGGGGAGAAAAAAG aTGTGATAAGCCCGCTCCCTGACTCCTACAGTCCTCAGTATGTGGAGGCGGCCTGGTATCCCTGGTGGGAGAAGCAGGGATTCTTCAAGCCTGAGTACGGG AGGAAGAGTATTGGCGATGCAAACCCTCGCGGTGTCTTCATGATGTGCATCCCTCCGCCTAACGTGACCGGATCCCTTCACCTGGGTCACGCTCTCACCAACGCCATTCAGGATTCTCTCACCAGATG GCACAGGATGCGAGGTGAGACCACCCTGTGGAACCCGGGCTGTGATCACGCTGGCATCGCCACacaggtggtggtggagaaGAAGCTGATGAGAGAGAAGGGCATGAGCCGGCACGATCTGGGCAGGGAAAACTTCATCCAGGAAGTCTGGAAATGGAAGAACGA GAAGGGAGACCGTATCTACCACCAGCTGAAGAAGCTAGGCTCCTCTCTGGACTGGGACAGAGCCTGCTTCACGATGGACCAA AAACTCTCCTATGCTGTCCAAGAGGCCTTCATCCGCATGCACGATGAGGGAGTGATCTACAGGAGCAAGAGGCTGGTCAACTGGTCCTGCACGCTGAACTCTGCCATCTCCGACATAGAG GTGGATAAGAAGGAGCTCACTGGCAGGACGCTGCTGCCTGTGCCTGGCTACAAAGAGAAGGTGGAGTTTGGGGTGTTGGTGTCTTTCGCCTACAAAGTGGACGGAACAG ACGAGGAGGTGATCGTGGCAACAACTCGTATCGAGACCATGCTGGGAGACAGCGGGGTATCCGTGCACCCCGCTGACCCCAGGTATCAACATCTGAAGGGCAAAATGGTGCTGCACCCGTTCTGCGACCGCAAGATGCCGATCGTCTTCGATGATTTCGTGGACATGAGCTTTGGAACAG GTGCTGTCAAAATCACCCCAGCCCACGACCATAATGACTACGAGGTTGGAGAGAGACACAATCTGGCCTTCATCAACATCTTGGACGAGAACGGCCTGCTCATTAACGTGCCCCCTCCCTTCCTG GGTATGAAGCGTTTCGAGGCCAGGAAGGCCGTGCTGCAGGCTCTCAAGGACAGGGGCCACTTCAGAGAGATCAAAGACAACCCTATGGTGGTCCCAGTCTGCAG CCGTTCCAAGGACATCGTGGAGCCGCTGTTGAAGCCGCAGTGGTATGTGAGCTGCGCTGATATGGGCAAGCAGGCCGCAGACGCCGTCAGAGAGGGACGCCTCAAAATCATCCCCGACCATCACCTCAAGACCTGGTTCAACTGGCTGGACAACATCAG GGACTGGTGCATCTCTCGGCAGCTGTGGTGGGGTCACCGTATTCCCGCTTACTTCATCACCGTCAACGATCCCTCAGTGAAACCAGGAGAG GACATGGACGGCCATTACTGGATCAGTGGGAAGTCGGAGGACGAGGTCAGAGAGAAGGCGGCGAAACGCTTCAATGTGTCCGCTGACAAGATCTCCCTCAGACAGG ACGAGGATGTTCTGGACACTTGGTTCTCGTCTGGCATTTTCCCCTTCTCCATCTTCGGATGGCCTAATGAG ACCCAGGACCTGAACGTGTTCTACCCCGGCACGCTGCTGGAGACGGGCCACGACATCCTGTTCTTCTGGGTGGCTCGGATGGTGATGATGGGCCTCAAACTGACCGGCAAGCTGCCCTTCAAAGAG GTTTATCTGCACGCGGTGGTGAGGGACGCCCACGGGAGGAAGATGAGCAAGTCTCTGGGCAACGTCATTGACCCTCTGGACGTCATCACAGGGATCTCCCTGGAG GGTCTTCACGCCCTGTTGACAGACAGCAACTTGGATCCAGTGGAGGTGGAGAAGGCCAAGCAGGGCCAGACGTCAGACTACCCTAATGGCATCCCAGAGTGCGGCACAGATGCTCTCCGCTTCGCCCTGTGTGCCTACACCAGCCAAG GGAGGGACATCAACCTGGATGTCAACCGCATCCTGGGCTACCGTCACTTCTGCAACAAACTGTGGAACGCTGTGAAGTTTGCCATGAAGACACTCGGAGAAAACTTTGTGCCGTCGGAGAAAGCCCAG CTGTGTGGAGAGGAGAGCGTGTCAGACCGCTGGATTTTGTCTCGTCTGAGCGCTGCTGTCGCTCTCTGTGATGCCGGCTTCAAGGCCTACGAGTTCCCCACCATCACCACCGCCATCTACAACTTCTGGCTGTACGAGCTCTGTGACGTCTACCTG GAAAGCGTGAAGCCGGTGTTCAGCAAAGCCGAGGAGGACGGCAGCAGCCAGAGACAGGCGCTGGTTTGCAGACAGACGCTCTACACCTGTCTGGACGTCGGTCTGCGGCTCCTGTCTCCTATCATGCCCTTCGTCAGCGAGGAGCTCTACCAGAGGTTACCACGAAGACGACCTCAGAGTGACCCCCCCAGCATCAGCGTCACTTTGTACCCCGACTCAGAGGAG TTCTGCTGGCACAGTGAGGAGGTCGACCGCGACATGGAGTTCGTGATGACGGTGATCAAGACCATCCGCTCGCTGAGGGCCGACTACAACCTGACCAAGACCAGAGCCGACT GCTACCTGCAGTGCACGGACTCGGCGACGGCGTCCCTGCTGCAGAGGCACAGCCTGCAGATCCAGACGCTGTCTTACTCTCAGGCCGTCCTCCCTCTGACCGCAGAGCAGCCCGTCCCAGGAGGCTGCGCTGTGGCCATCGCATCTGACAGATGTACTGTCAACCTCATGCTCAAG GGTATCATTGATGTGGAGAAAGAAGTGGCTAAGCTGATGACAAAGAAGGGCGACTTGGAGAAAGCGATGGAGAAGCTGAAGGAGAAGATGGCAAAGAGTGACTACAAGGAGAAGGTGCCGGTGAAGGTGCAGGAACTGGATGCGGAGAAG CTACGGCAGAGCCAAACTGAACTGGAGAAAGTAAAAGAAGCCATGGAGAACTTCAGGAAAATGATGTGA
- the vars1 gene encoding valine--tRNA ligase isoform X2 gives MSPQPPGRKKDVISPLPDSYSPQYVEAAWYPWWEKQGFFKPEYGRKSIGDANPRGVFMMCIPPPNVTGSLHLGHALTNAIQDSLTRWHRMRGETTLWNPGCDHAGIATQVVVEKKLMREKGMSRHDLGRENFIQEVWKWKNEKGDRIYHQLKKLGSSLDWDRACFTMDQKLSYAVQEAFIRMHDEGVIYRSKRLVNWSCTLNSAISDIEVDKKELTGRTLLPVPGYKEKVEFGVLVSFAYKVDGTDEEVIVATTRIETMLGDSGVSVHPADPRYQHLKGKMVLHPFCDRKMPIVFDDFVDMSFGTGAVKITPAHDHNDYEVGERHNLAFINILDENGLLINVPPPFLGMKRFEARKAVLQALKDRGHFREIKDNPMVVPVCSRSKDIVEPLLKPQWYVSCADMGKQAADAVREGRLKIIPDHHLKTWFNWLDNIRDWCISRQLWWGHRIPAYFITVNDPSVKPGEDMDGHYWISGKSEDEVREKAAKRFNVSADKISLRQDEDVLDTWFSSGIFPFSIFGWPNETQDLNVFYPGTLLETGHDILFFWVARMVMMGLKLTGKLPFKEVYLHAVVRDAHGRKMSKSLGNVIDPLDVITGISLEGLHALLTDSNLDPVEVEKAKQGQTSDYPNGIPECGTDALRFALCAYTSQGRDINLDVNRILGYRHFCNKLWNAVKFAMKTLGENFVPSEKAQLCGEESVSDRWILSRLSAAVALCDAGFKAYEFPTITTAIYNFWLYELCDVYLESVKPVFSKAEEDGSSQRQALVCRQTLYTCLDVGLRLLSPIMPFVSEELYQRLPRRRPQSDPPSISVTLYPDSEEFCWHSEEVDRDMEFVMTVIKTIRSLRADYNLTKTRADCYLQCTDSATASLLQRHSLQIQTLSYSQAVLPLTAEQPVPGGCAVAIASDRCTVNLMLKGIIDVEKEVAKLMTKKGDLEKAMEKLKEKMAKSDYKEKVPVKVQELDAEKLRQSQTELEKVKEAMENFRKMM, from the exons ATGTCCCCACAGCCCCCGGGGAGAAAAAA agaTGTGATAAGCCCGCTCCCTGACTCCTACAGTCCTCAGTATGTGGAGGCGGCCTGGTATCCCTGGTGGGAGAAGCAGGGATTCTTCAAGCCTGAGTACGGG AGGAAGAGTATTGGCGATGCAAACCCTCGCGGTGTCTTCATGATGTGCATCCCTCCGCCTAACGTGACCGGATCCCTTCACCTGGGTCACGCTCTCACCAACGCCATTCAGGATTCTCTCACCAGATG GCACAGGATGCGAGGTGAGACCACCCTGTGGAACCCGGGCTGTGATCACGCTGGCATCGCCACacaggtggtggtggagaaGAAGCTGATGAGAGAGAAGGGCATGAGCCGGCACGATCTGGGCAGGGAAAACTTCATCCAGGAAGTCTGGAAATGGAAGAACGA GAAGGGAGACCGTATCTACCACCAGCTGAAGAAGCTAGGCTCCTCTCTGGACTGGGACAGAGCCTGCTTCACGATGGACCAA AAACTCTCCTATGCTGTCCAAGAGGCCTTCATCCGCATGCACGATGAGGGAGTGATCTACAGGAGCAAGAGGCTGGTCAACTGGTCCTGCACGCTGAACTCTGCCATCTCCGACATAGAG GTGGATAAGAAGGAGCTCACTGGCAGGACGCTGCTGCCTGTGCCTGGCTACAAAGAGAAGGTGGAGTTTGGGGTGTTGGTGTCTTTCGCCTACAAAGTGGACGGAACAG ACGAGGAGGTGATCGTGGCAACAACTCGTATCGAGACCATGCTGGGAGACAGCGGGGTATCCGTGCACCCCGCTGACCCCAGGTATCAACATCTGAAGGGCAAAATGGTGCTGCACCCGTTCTGCGACCGCAAGATGCCGATCGTCTTCGATGATTTCGTGGACATGAGCTTTGGAACAG GTGCTGTCAAAATCACCCCAGCCCACGACCATAATGACTACGAGGTTGGAGAGAGACACAATCTGGCCTTCATCAACATCTTGGACGAGAACGGCCTGCTCATTAACGTGCCCCCTCCCTTCCTG GGTATGAAGCGTTTCGAGGCCAGGAAGGCCGTGCTGCAGGCTCTCAAGGACAGGGGCCACTTCAGAGAGATCAAAGACAACCCTATGGTGGTCCCAGTCTGCAG CCGTTCCAAGGACATCGTGGAGCCGCTGTTGAAGCCGCAGTGGTATGTGAGCTGCGCTGATATGGGCAAGCAGGCCGCAGACGCCGTCAGAGAGGGACGCCTCAAAATCATCCCCGACCATCACCTCAAGACCTGGTTCAACTGGCTGGACAACATCAG GGACTGGTGCATCTCTCGGCAGCTGTGGTGGGGTCACCGTATTCCCGCTTACTTCATCACCGTCAACGATCCCTCAGTGAAACCAGGAGAG GACATGGACGGCCATTACTGGATCAGTGGGAAGTCGGAGGACGAGGTCAGAGAGAAGGCGGCGAAACGCTTCAATGTGTCCGCTGACAAGATCTCCCTCAGACAGG ACGAGGATGTTCTGGACACTTGGTTCTCGTCTGGCATTTTCCCCTTCTCCATCTTCGGATGGCCTAATGAG ACCCAGGACCTGAACGTGTTCTACCCCGGCACGCTGCTGGAGACGGGCCACGACATCCTGTTCTTCTGGGTGGCTCGGATGGTGATGATGGGCCTCAAACTGACCGGCAAGCTGCCCTTCAAAGAG GTTTATCTGCACGCGGTGGTGAGGGACGCCCACGGGAGGAAGATGAGCAAGTCTCTGGGCAACGTCATTGACCCTCTGGACGTCATCACAGGGATCTCCCTGGAG GGTCTTCACGCCCTGTTGACAGACAGCAACTTGGATCCAGTGGAGGTGGAGAAGGCCAAGCAGGGCCAGACGTCAGACTACCCTAATGGCATCCCAGAGTGCGGCACAGATGCTCTCCGCTTCGCCCTGTGTGCCTACACCAGCCAAG GGAGGGACATCAACCTGGATGTCAACCGCATCCTGGGCTACCGTCACTTCTGCAACAAACTGTGGAACGCTGTGAAGTTTGCCATGAAGACACTCGGAGAAAACTTTGTGCCGTCGGAGAAAGCCCAG CTGTGTGGAGAGGAGAGCGTGTCAGACCGCTGGATTTTGTCTCGTCTGAGCGCTGCTGTCGCTCTCTGTGATGCCGGCTTCAAGGCCTACGAGTTCCCCACCATCACCACCGCCATCTACAACTTCTGGCTGTACGAGCTCTGTGACGTCTACCTG GAAAGCGTGAAGCCGGTGTTCAGCAAAGCCGAGGAGGACGGCAGCAGCCAGAGACAGGCGCTGGTTTGCAGACAGACGCTCTACACCTGTCTGGACGTCGGTCTGCGGCTCCTGTCTCCTATCATGCCCTTCGTCAGCGAGGAGCTCTACCAGAGGTTACCACGAAGACGACCTCAGAGTGACCCCCCCAGCATCAGCGTCACTTTGTACCCCGACTCAGAGGAG TTCTGCTGGCACAGTGAGGAGGTCGACCGCGACATGGAGTTCGTGATGACGGTGATCAAGACCATCCGCTCGCTGAGGGCCGACTACAACCTGACCAAGACCAGAGCCGACT GCTACCTGCAGTGCACGGACTCGGCGACGGCGTCCCTGCTGCAGAGGCACAGCCTGCAGATCCAGACGCTGTCTTACTCTCAGGCCGTCCTCCCTCTGACCGCAGAGCAGCCCGTCCCAGGAGGCTGCGCTGTGGCCATCGCATCTGACAGATGTACTGTCAACCTCATGCTCAAG GGTATCATTGATGTGGAGAAAGAAGTGGCTAAGCTGATGACAAAGAAGGGCGACTTGGAGAAAGCGATGGAGAAGCTGAAGGAGAAGATGGCAAAGAGTGACTACAAGGAGAAGGTGCCGGTGAAGGTGCAGGAACTGGATGCGGAGAAG CTACGGCAGAGCCAAACTGAACTGGAGAAAGTAAAAGAAGCCATGGAGAACTTCAGGAAAATGATGTGA
- the abhd16a gene encoding phosphatidylserine lipase ABHD16A translates to MAGWMWLRCVLGPHLQRIHRSTDPSRPEGRAGRRGWNYQPRSLEKHTDSILGWASALWSLSYYSSPLLLCYLYRKGYICSSKLVPVSQYVGTVLVCLLGVACLRGWGRWKSSEYLQFISILDENKNDHTPANKKKLRCYDFDFSYWPSDFSWSEVSNPKLSKAGVSLLKPEPRLRGAADSVLHSVRTLPCHIISFLIVHSFGRRMLYPGSVGLLQKAMRPMLQQGQARLIEEFDGQRNKLVACDGNEIDTMFVDRRREGGQKGQTLVICCEGNAGFYEVGCMNTPLEGGYSVLGWNHPGFAGSTGVPFPQNEANAMDVVIQYAVHRLGFQLSDIVVYAWSIGGFTASWAVMSYPEIQSVVLDASFDDLLPLALKVMPDSWRPLVQHAVRQYMNLNNADQLLKYQGPVLLIRRTRDEIITTTGPEDVMSNRGNDLLLKLLQFRYPKIMTEEGVRVVRHWLGSSNPLEEASVYSGYEVDDDWCVSVLQSYQAEGDVLFPWSVGEDMTMEGRRQLALFLARKYMRNFETTHCTPLPASEFHSPWRL, encoded by the exons ATGGCTGGCTGGATGTGGCTCCGCTGTGTTTTAGGGCCTCATTTGCAACGAATTCACCGTTCAACGGACCCGTCTCGACCTGAAGGCAGAGCTGGGAGGAGG GGATGGAACTACCAACCAAGGAGTCTGgagaaacacactgacagcatCCTCGGCTGG GCTTCAGCTCTGTGGTCTCTGTCCTACTACagctctcctcttctcctctgctaTCTGTACAGGAAAG GCTACATCTGCAGCAGTAAGCTGGTTCCAGTGAGTCAGTATGTGGGAACAGTGCTGGTGTGCCTCCTCGGAGTAGCCTGTCTTAGAG GGTGGGGGCGATGGAAAAGCTCGGAGTATCTTCAGTTCATCTCTATTCTTGACGAAAACAAGAATGATCACACGCCAGCAAACAAG AAAAAACTGAGGTGCTACGACTTTGACTTCTCGTACTGGCCTTCGGATTTCAGCTGGTCAGAAGTCAGCAATCC AAAACTTTCCAAGGCTGGTGTTTCTCTGTTGAAGCCAGAGCCCAGGTTGAGAGGAGCAGCAGACAGCGTCCTGCACTCTGTGCGCACTCTACCATGTCACATCATCAG TTTTCTCATTGTCCACTCGTTTGGGAGGAGGATGCTGTACCCGGGCTCTGTAGGATTACTGCAGAAAGCCATGAGGCCCATGCTCCAGCAAGGCCAGGCCAGGCTAATAGAAGAG tTTGATGGCCAGAGGAACAAGCTTGTGGCCTGCGATGGCAATGAGATCGACACAATGTTTGTGGAtcggaggagagaggggggacaGAAAGGCCAGACCCTG GTGATCTGCTGTGAGGGGAACGCAGGCTTCTATGAGGTGGGCTGCATGAACACTCCACTGGAGG GTGGCTACTCTGTGCTTGGCTGGAACCACCCCGGCTTTGCAGGCAGCACG GGAGTGCCATTCCCCCAGAATGAAGCCAACGCCATGGATGTGGTGATCCAGTATGCAGTGCACAGACTGGGCTTCCAGCTCTCCGACATCGTCGTGTATGCCTGGTCCATCGGAGGATTCACAG CCAGTTGGGCAGTGATGTCATACCCAGAGATCCAATCAGTGGTGCTGGACGCCTCCTTCGATGACCTCCTGCCGCTGGCCCTCAAGGTCATGCCCGACAGCTGGC GACCGCTGGTTCAACACGCAGTGAGGCAGTACATGAACCTCAACAACGCTGACCAACTTCTCAA aTATCAGGGACCGGTCCTGCTTATCAGGAGAACCAGAGATGAGATCATCACCACAAC GGGTCCGGAGGACGTCATGTCCAACAGAGGCAACGACCTCCTGCTCAAACTGCTGCAGTTCAG GTATccaaaaataatgacagaaGAAGGAGTTCGAGTTGTAAGACACTGGCTGGGATCCTCCAATCCCTTAGAAGAAG CGTCTGTGTACAGCGGCTATGAGGTGGACGATGactggtgtgtgtctgtgctgcagtCGTATCAGGCAGAGGGAGATGTTTTGTTTCCATGGAGTGTTg gTGAGGACATGACCATGGAGGGAAGGAGGCAGCTTGCTCTTTTCTTG GCACGGAAGTACATGCGAAACTTTGAAACAACACACTGCACTCCTCTGCCCGCCTCCGAGTTCCACTCACCCTGGAGGCTGTAG